The segment GGATAACAGCGGGTGTAAAGTACCGCGTAGATATTTGCCCCGAAATAATTTCGCAGGTAGAAGAACTTTTAGGGTCCGGATCTGCAAGAGTTGAGTTCCGACATGTCAAAAGGGAGGCAGTTGTAAATGACAAATGACAAATGTCAAATGACAAATGAATATGTGAATAAAATTAAATTTAATAGTGAGGGATTAGTTCCGGTGATTGCGCAGGATCATAAAGATGGCGCGGTGCTGATGCTTGCTTATATGAACAAGGAATCACTTCAGATGACATTAGACAAAAAGGAAATGGTCTATTGGTCGCGTTCGAGAAAAGTTTTGTGGCACAAAGGCGACACTTCGGGGCACATCCAAAAAGTTAGAGAACTCTATTATGATTGCGATGCCGATGCGATCCTCGCAAAGGTCGAACAAGTTGGGGATATCGCCTGCCACACGGGAAATAGAAGCTGTTTCTTTAATAAGATGATCTAGGGCCTGATTCTAATCCGCGGGCTTTTGTGTTAGAATTAACAACTCAATGGAAAAGCTTATAATCAAAGGCGCGCGCGAGCACAACCTGAAAAATATCAATCTCGAACTCCCTCGGAATAAACTGATAGTTTTTACAGGACTTTCAGGGTCGGGCAAATCATCGCTTGCTTTTGATACAATTTACGCCGAAGGCCAAAGGCGTTATGTGGAATCCCTATCCGCATACGCCCGCCAATTCCTCGAACAAATGCAAAAGCCCGACGTCGACTCGATCGAAGGCCTATCCCCTGCGATATCGATCGACCAAAAAGCTCCCTCGCATAATCCAAGATCAACAGTAGGGACTGTAACCGAGATATACGATTACATGAGGCTTCTATATGCTAGCATCGGAGTCCCGCATTGCCCAAAATGCGAAAGAAAGATCGAAAAGCAAACACCCGAACAAATTGTCGACCAAATATTAGCGCATAAAGAAGGCGCAAAAATAGCAGTTCTATCTCCCGTTGTAAAAGGCCGCAAAGGCGAATACAAAGAATTATTTTCGGATATCCAAAAAGACGGATTTATACGAGCGCGAGTCGACAAGAAAATTGTTGAGCTTTCGGAGCCAATAACCTTGAATAAAAAGAAAAAGCATTCGATCGAGATCGTTGTCGATCGGCTGATATTAAAGCCCGGGATAAAAAAGAGGCTCACTGATTCCGTGGAAACGGGGTTGAGGTTTGGAAGCGGGACGATAATTATAGTTTTCGGCGAGGGGAAAGGCTCTCAAGAAGAAATTTTTTCCGAAAACTTCTCGTGTCCGGAGTGCAGTATTAGCCTTGATGAAATAACACCTCGAATTTTTTCTTTCAATACGCCGTACGGCGCATGTCCTACATGCGGAGGATTAGGCGACAAGCTCGAATTCGATCCCGATCTCGTTATCCCTGACAAAAATTTAACTATAGCTTCCGGCGCCATCGCCCCATGGGGCGATTCGTTCTCATATTACATCCAAAAAGTCGCCGCAGTCGGCGATAAATTCGGCTTCGATCTCAATACACCGATAAAAAAGCTTTCAAAAAAGCAGATGAACATTATCCTTTACGGCACCGACGAATCGGTAAAGTTCAAATACGAAATGGAGCGGGGATATTGGGAGCATGAGGGCAAATATGAGGGCGTAATAACCAATCTTCGCCGAAGATATTATGAGACAAAATCCGAAAGCGTCCGTTATTATCTTTACCGCTATATGAGCTCTGTCCCATGTCCTATATGTAAAGGCGCGAGATTAAAACCCGAAAGCTTAGCGGTGAAGATAGAAGGCAGATCGATCTCCGATGTAACTTCGCTGTCGATCAGGGGCCTTGACGATTTTATCGCGGATTTGAAATTGACAGACAGGCAGAAAACTATCGCAAAACAAGTTGTTAAAGAAATAAGGGAAAGATTATCGTTTTTAAAAAATGTCGGGCTTGATTATATCGCTTTAGGCCGCGAATCAAGCACTCTGTCGGGCGGCGAGGCGCAAAGGACCAGGCTTGCGACGCAAGTTGGATCGGGTCTTGTTGGCGTTCTATACATATTGGATGAACCATCGATCGGTTTGCACCAAAGGGATAATAAACGATTAATTGAGACCCTGAAAAGATTAAGAGATCTTGGGAATACAATAATAGTAGTTGAACATGACGAAGATACAATGCGCACTGCGGATTTTCTAGTGGATATAGGCCCCGGTGCCGGCCTTCATGGTGGGGAAATAATAGCCGCCGGATCGGTTTCAGATGTCATAAAAGAAAAAAGATCGATCACGGGTAAATATTTGAGCGGCCAAGAAAAGATCGAGGTGCCAAAAAGCAGGCGCCCAGGTAATGGCGAGAAATTAATAATCAAAGGCGCACGCCACCATAACCTAAAGAATATCGACGTCACGATCCCGCTTGGAACTTTTACATGTGTGACGGGGGTATCAGGCTCCGGCAAGAGCTCTCTTATAAATGATATCTTATATAATGCGCTTGCAAAGAAATTTTATCGATCTATCGAAAAGGCCGGTGAGTTTGACGAGATACTGGGTCTTGAGAATATCGATAAGGTCATAATAATCGACCAGTCGCCTATTGGGCGTACGCCACGGTCAAATCCTGCGACTTATACCGGAGTTTTCGATCATATACGTAATTTATTTTCCATGACGCCGGAGGCCAAAGGAAGAGGGTATCAACAAGGAAGATTTTCGTTCAATGTCAAAGGTGGCCGTTGCGAAGCATGCCATGGCGACGGTTTGGTAAAGATCGAAATGCATTTTCTGCCCGATGTCTATGTGCCATGCGACGTTTGCAAGGGTAAGAGATATAATAGGGAAACCCTTGAGGTACATTACAAAGGAAAGAATATCTTTGAAGTGCTTGATATGACAGTTGAAGAGGCGCTTGAGCATTTTACAAATATCCCGCAAATTGAAAAGAAGTTCTCGACAATTAGAGATGTCGGGTTGAATTATATAAAACTTGGCCAATCGGCAACGACATTGTCCGGCGGGGAAGCCCAAAGGATCAAATTAGCGACAGAACTTGCCGGAAGATCGACAGGACGAACTTTGTATCTCTTGGATGAGCCGACGACAGGCCTTCATTTCGCCGATATCAAAAGATTGCTTCACGTATTGGATCGTTTGGTTCAAACCGGCAATACTTTGGTTATGATCGAGCATAATCTTGATGTTATAAAGACTGCCGACCATTTGATCGACCTTGGCCCGGGCGGGGGAGACGATGGCGGAAGGATAATAGCTAAAGGAACACCCGAACAAGTGGCTCAAGTTGGCAAGAGTTATACAGGACAATATTTAAAGGATATTCTAGGAAGCTGATAACTCACCCCCTTAATCCCCCTCTCTTAATAAGAGAGGGGGAAACCCGAACAGAGTGAGGGAGGGGGTGAGTTAAATGGAGGAAATAATGACAGCGCTTGGTTTGCTACTATTTGTAATTATTATATTGGCGAGCTTGACGATACACGAATATTCTCACGCGAAAGCCGCGGACATCTTGGGCGACCCGACGCCAAGAATGGCGGGAAGATTAACGCTAAATCCAATAGCTCATCTTGATCCAGTAGGTTTTCTTGCTCTTTTGCTTATAAGGATCGGTTGGGCAAAGCCCGTTCCTATAAATCCTTATAATTTTAAGAATCCTGAACGCGGGATGCTTATCACGGGGATTGCAGGGCCGATATCAAACTTTTTCTTGGCTTGGATCTTAGCGATCGTATTAAAGACGATTCCGTTTAATAATGCTGTTTGGGTTGAAGCGCTTCAAAGCGCGATATGGATAAATTTAGCTTTGATGGTTTTCAATCTTCTCCCGATCCCGCCGCTTGATGGATCAAGGATCTTTACCCAATATATGCCCGTTGAATGGCAGATGAGCCTTGAGAGATACGGGTTTTTGATCTTGATCGGCGTGATAATGTTCCCGCCTACGCAAGAACTATTGATGGTTATTATCGGGTTGATCTACGGGTTATTGTTAAGATAAATTCAGGATACCGCGTCCGCGCATCTTTCGCATAAAGTAGGGTGGGCCGCGTTTTTGCCGACAGTCGGTTTTAATATCCAACAGCGTTCGCATTTATGGTTTGTCGACTTTTCGATAACTATTTCTTCCGGTCCTTCTTTTACTACAACTTCCGACACGATGAAAAGTAACGGCAAGAAATCTTTTTCGGAATTAAGTATCGCAAAATCTTTGCTGTTTGCAAAGATAGCGACTTTTGCTTCGGTTGAAGACGAAAGTTCTTTATTCTTGCGTTTTTCTTCTATTAGCCTGTAAACATTAGCCCTTATTTCAAACAGTTTATCGAATTTCTCTTCAAGAGCATTATTTTTAAGATCAGGGTTTGGTTTTGGCATTCCAAGCAAGAATATACTTTCCCTCGCCCCAGAGCTTCGCTCTTCCCCTCTCCCTATGGGAGAGGGGGTAGGGGTGAGGGGTTTATTAACATATCGATATATATCTTCAGCAGTAAAGCTCAATATCGGCGCCATGAGTTTAATTAATGTGAGCAGTGTCTCGTTTATTGCCGTCTGTGCCGAACGCCTGCTTTTTGAATCTAGTTTATCGCAATACAGCCTGTCTTTTGACATATCAAGGTAATACGCGCTAAGGTCGGTTGTGCAGAAGTCATACAATGAATGATAAACTATGTGGAATTCGTATTCTTCATAAGCTTTGTTTATTTTTTCAATGAGCTTGTTTAGTTTGGACAGTATCCACCTATCGATCTGTTCTAACCCCCTCTGTCCCTCGACAGAGCTCGGGACATCTCCCCCTTGGCAAGGGGGAGAAAGAGAGGGGGTAAAGTCCGACAAATTACTCAAAAGGAATCTGCAAGTATTTCTTATCTTAAGATACGCGTCTTGAACTTGTTTCAATATCTTGTCCGACGCGGCCATATCGTTGCGGAAATCTGTTGATGCAACCCACAATCGTAAAACGTCGGCCCCGTATTTATTGATAACATCTAGCGGGGCTATCACATTGCCCAAAGACTTGCTCATTTTCTTGCCTTTATCATCAACTGTAAATCCATGGGTTAATACTGCGTTAAAAGGAGCGCTGCCTCTTGTTCCAACAGATGTTAGAAGAGATGCTTGGAACCATCCCCTGTGCTGGTCGGAGCCTTCCAAGTAAAGATCCGCCGGGTAGGATAGCCTAGTATCGAGGACCGCCGCATGGGATGATCCCGATTCGAACCAAACATCCAAGATATCAGTTTCTTTCCTAAAATTAGAGCCTCCGCATTCGCATTTAAGACTTTTTGGCAGGAATTCTGACGGCTCTTTTTTAAACCAGCCATTTGTCCCTTCTTTTTTCACAAGAGCGCATGCGGCCTTGTTGAATTTGCCTTTAAAATAAACTTTTCCGCAGTCTTTGCAGTAGAAAGCCGGGATCGGTACTCCCCAAAATCTTTGGCGAGAGATGCACCAGTCAGGGCGTGTTTCCACCATTCCGCGGATCCTGTTCTCGCCCCAGCTTGGTACCCATTTTGTATCAATAACAGCTTTAAGAGCCTTGCCTCTTAGGTCATTGTGCTCAACCGATACGAACCATTGCTCCGTCGCCCTGAAGATCACCGGTTTTTTGCATCTCCAGCAATGAGGGTAACTATGTTTTATGAATTCTAGTTTGATCAATTGTTTTGTTTCTTCAAGTTTCTGTCCAACTAATTTATTGCCTTCATCAATTGGTTTTCCTTTTAGGAAATCAGGCGCGGAATTATCAAAATTTCCCTTCGAGTCAACAGGCATGACGATCGGCAATTTATATTTTAATCCAACTTTGTAATCTTCAATACCGTGGCCCGGGGCGATGTGAACAAGCCCTGTTGTGCCTGGATCAAGCGTTACATAGTTATCCAATACAAGAATAGAATCCCGATCTATGAATGGATGTTTTGCCAAGATGCCTTCTAAGAATTTGCCTTTTGTTTTACCAAGAACCTTATAATCCGATATTCCAAATTTTTTCATATCCTCATCGACTAGGGCTTCCGCCATGATCCAGACCTCGTTGTTTACATTTACGAACGCGTACTCATTCTCGGGATTTAGTGCGATCGCGACGTTTGCCGGAAGCGTCCATGGGGTAGTGGTCCAGATGATCGCGAACCATTTTACCCCCTCTGACCCTTCGGGCCATCTCCCCCTTATCAAGGGGGAGATAAGAGAGGAGGTCGGATTTCGGATCTCGAATTTGACATATATTGAAGGAGTTCGAAGGTCTTCATATTCGATCTCGGCTTCGGCAAGAGCTGTTTCGTCATTAGGGCACCAATGTATCGGCTTTAATCCCCTGTAAATATATCCGGCATCAGCGAGCTTTCCAAAAGTTTCAATTATTTTTTCTTCGTATAATGGGTCAACTGTAAGATAAGGGTTGAACCAATCGCCAAAAACACCAAGTTTAATTGATTCTAAACGCTGGATATCGACAAAACTCATCGCGTACTCATGGCATTTTTGCCTGAATTCAACGATTCCCATTTCTTTTCTTTTATCGCCAAGTTCTTTTATAAGCTGTGTTTCGATAGGAAGCCCATGGCAGTCCCAGCCTGGGATAAAAGGTGAATAGTACCCGGCCATTAATTTATTTTTAACTACAATATCTTTTAAAATGCGGTTTATTGCGTGTCCAAGGTGGATGTGGCCGTTAGCGTAGGGTGGGCCATCATGCAGTATGTATTTTCCATTGTCCTTGTTATTGTCCTCTAACTTTTTATAAATATCTTCCTGTTCCCAAAATGCCAACATTTCCTCTTCGAGAGCTTTGGAATTTACCCTGATCGGGAAATCAGTTTTGGGGAGATTAAGGGTCTGTTTGTACTCCATATCAACTATATTTTATCATGAAAATGACCAATGACCAATTTCCAATGACCAACATGGCATAATAATAACAATAATTTGGGATTTGGACATTGGGATTTGATCATTAACAAAGCGAAGCTTTGTGCTATGCGAACATCTGCCCTTCAATTTGCGGGTGGATATCTTTGCGGATATTCTCAAGCGAATGTTCAAAAGGGTTCCTTGCGAGCGCCGCCTGCAGTACCTCGTCAGCTTCTTTGACCAGGATAAAGTTCAAGTCGATCTTAATGTCTTTTTTGATCTCGTCGAGGTCTTTTTTATTCTCGTCAGGCACTATTACTGTTTTTATGCCCGCTCTTTTTGCGGCAAGGATCTTTTCTTTTAACCCGCCTATCTGCAAAACTTTGCCTCTTAATGTTATCTCGCCTGTCATTGCAATGTCGTGCTTGATTGGTATATTGCACAGGGATGATACTAGGGCGGTCGCTATCGTGATCCCGGCCGACGGACCGTCTTTTGGCACCGCTCCTTCAGGAAAATGTATATGAATATCGTATTTTCTATAAAAATCTTCAGTTAATCCCAAATCTTCTGCGCGCGACCTGACGTAGGTCATGGCGGCCTTGGCGGATTCCTGCATGACATCGCCAAGCTGGCCTGTTAAAGTCAGAGCGCCGCGGCCTTTGACGATTGTTACTTCAATTGGTATCGTATCCCCTCCAACCTCGGTCCAGACAAGCCCTGTAGCCGTTCCAATCTGGTCTATGGCTTCAGCCAGCCCGAAATGGTGGGTTGGCGCGCCCAAAAGCTCTGCAATCGCCTTTTTGTCGACCGAAATCGATTTTTCGATCTTTTCACCTTTCGACCTTACGAGTTTGGTGGCAATTTTTCTTAATACGGTAGCTATCTCACGTTCAAAATTGCGGACCCCTGCTTCTCTCGTGTAGTTTCTTATGATCTCAAGTATTGCGGCGTCTTCAAAAGAGACCTCATCTTTTTTAAGCCCGTGTCGTTCGAGCTCTTTTAGGAGCAAATATTCTTTTGCGATGTTTAATTTTTCTTCCTCGGTATAGCCTGACATTTCGATGATTTCCATGCGGTCGCGCAGTGGGCGGGGGATAGGGTCCATCGTATTTGCGGTAGTAACAAAAAATACGTCGGACAGGTCGAAAGGAAGCTCCAGATAATGGTCGCTGAAAGCCTTATTTTGTTCGGGATCAAGGACTTCAAGCAATGCCGATGAAGGATCGCCTCTAAAATCTGTGCCGAGCTTGTCTATTTCATCAAGTAGAAATACGGGGTTTGAATATCCGACCTTGTGTATGTTCTGGATAATTCGACCGGGCAGAGCCCCGACATAGGTCTTCCTGTGCCCCCTGATCTCCGCTTCGTCGCGGACGCCTCCAAGCGAAACCCTTATGAATTTGCGACCCATTGCCCGCGCGATGCTTGAGGCTATGCTTGTTTTTCCGACTCCCGGGGGGCCTA is part of the Candidatus Saganbacteria bacterium genome and harbors:
- the hisI gene encoding phosphoribosyl-AMP cyclohydrolase codes for the protein MTNEYVNKIKFNSEGLVPVIAQDHKDGAVLMLAYMNKESLQMTLDKKEMVYWSRSRKVLWHKGDTSGHIQKVRELYYDCDADAILAKVEQVGDIACHTGNRSCFFNKMI
- the lon gene encoding endopeptidase La; the encoded protein is MVPEQKSSKDQKLSEWKEELPLIPLRNMVVFPQMIVPLFIGRNKSVKALEDTLKKEKLIIFSTQKTEDAEEPQPKDLCTIGTLAEIVQLLSLPDGTTKILVEGIARVKIEKFTQESPYYKVLASRIEEPEGLTVEAEALVRNTVKLFEKYVKLNKRIPPETLMSIINVDQPGRLADLIASYLTLKVDEKQGILESVAVEKRLKKLIEVLEKEIEVLEVERKLQGKVRKQIERVQKEYYLKEKLKAIQEELGEETYDEEEAGPEVAEYKKKIASAKLPAEIKERAEKELERLSKMPSMVAEATVIRTYLDWLIELPWKKKTKSKFDIKDVEKILNEDHYGLKKVKERIIEYFAVLQLTGKIGGSILCLVGPPGVGKTSIASSIARAMGRKFIRVSLGGVRDEAEIRGHRKTYVGALPGRIIQNIHKVGYSNPVFLLDEIDKLGTDFRGDPSSALLEVLDPEQNKAFSDHYLELPFDLSDVFFVTTANTMDPIPRPLRDRMEIIEMSGYTEEEKLNIAKEYLLLKELERHGLKKDEVSFEDAAILEIIRNYTREAGVRNFEREIATVLRKIATKLVRSKGEKIEKSISVDKKAIAELLGAPTHHFGLAEAIDQIGTATGLVWTEVGGDTIPIEVTIVKGRGALTLTGQLGDVMQESAKAAMTYVRSRAEDLGLTEDFYRKYDIHIHFPEGAVPKDGPSAGITIATALVSSLCNIPIKHDIAMTGEITLRGKVLQIGGLKEKILAAKRAGIKTVIVPDENKKDLDEIKKDIKIDLNFILVKEADEVLQAALARNPFEHSLENIRKDIHPQIEGQMFA
- the ileS gene encoding isoleucine--tRNA ligase, which produces MEYKQTLNLPKTDFPIRVNSKALEEEMLAFWEQEDIYKKLEDNNKDNGKYILHDGPPYANGHIHLGHAINRILKDIVVKNKLMAGYYSPFIPGWDCHGLPIETQLIKELGDKRKEMGIVEFRQKCHEYAMSFVDIQRLESIKLGVFGDWFNPYLTVDPLYEEKIIETFGKLADAGYIYRGLKPIHWCPNDETALAEAEIEYEDLRTPSIYVKFEIRNPTSSLISPLIRGRWPEGSEGVKWFAIIWTTTPWTLPANVAIALNPENEYAFVNVNNEVWIMAEALVDEDMKKFGISDYKVLGKTKGKFLEGILAKHPFIDRDSILVLDNYVTLDPGTTGLVHIAPGHGIEDYKVGLKYKLPIVMPVDSKGNFDNSAPDFLKGKPIDEGNKLVGQKLEETKQLIKLEFIKHSYPHCWRCKKPVIFRATEQWFVSVEHNDLRGKALKAVIDTKWVPSWGENRIRGMVETRPDWCISRQRFWGVPIPAFYCKDCGKVYFKGKFNKAACALVKKEGTNGWFKKEPSEFLPKSLKCECGGSNFRKETDILDVWFESGSSHAAVLDTRLSYPADLYLEGSDQHRGWFQASLLTSVGTRGSAPFNAVLTHGFTVDDKGKKMSKSLGNVIAPLDVINKYGADVLRLWVASTDFRNDMAASDKILKQVQDAYLKIRNTCRFLLSNLSDFTPSLSPPCQGGDVPSSVEGQRGLEQIDRWILSKLNKLIEKINKAYEEYEFHIVYHSLYDFCTTDLSAYYLDMSKDRLYCDKLDSKSRRSAQTAINETLLTLIKLMAPILSFTAEDIYRYVNKPLTPTPSPIGRGEERSSGARESIFLLGMPKPNPDLKNNALEEKFDKLFEIRANVYRLIEEKRKNKELSSSTEAKVAIFANSKDFAILNSEKDFLPLLFIVSEVVVKEGPEEIVIEKSTNHKCERCWILKPTVGKNAAHPTLCERCADAVS
- a CDS encoding site-2 protease family protein, giving the protein MEEIMTALGLLLFVIIILASLTIHEYSHAKAADILGDPTPRMAGRLTLNPIAHLDPVGFLALLLIRIGWAKPVPINPYNFKNPERGMLITGIAGPISNFFLAWILAIVLKTIPFNNAVWVEALQSAIWINLALMVFNLLPIPPLDGSRIFTQYMPVEWQMSLERYGFLILIGVIMFPPTQELLMVIIGLIYGLLLR
- the uvrA gene encoding excinuclease ABC subunit UvrA, whose protein sequence is MEKLIIKGAREHNLKNINLELPRNKLIVFTGLSGSGKSSLAFDTIYAEGQRRYVESLSAYARQFLEQMQKPDVDSIEGLSPAISIDQKAPSHNPRSTVGTVTEIYDYMRLLYASIGVPHCPKCERKIEKQTPEQIVDQILAHKEGAKIAVLSPVVKGRKGEYKELFSDIQKDGFIRARVDKKIVELSEPITLNKKKKHSIEIVVDRLILKPGIKKRLTDSVETGLRFGSGTIIIVFGEGKGSQEEIFSENFSCPECSISLDEITPRIFSFNTPYGACPTCGGLGDKLEFDPDLVIPDKNLTIASGAIAPWGDSFSYYIQKVAAVGDKFGFDLNTPIKKLSKKQMNIILYGTDESVKFKYEMERGYWEHEGKYEGVITNLRRRYYETKSESVRYYLYRYMSSVPCPICKGARLKPESLAVKIEGRSISDVTSLSIRGLDDFIADLKLTDRQKTIAKQVVKEIRERLSFLKNVGLDYIALGRESSTLSGGEAQRTRLATQVGSGLVGVLYILDEPSIGLHQRDNKRLIETLKRLRDLGNTIIVVEHDEDTMRTADFLVDIGPGAGLHGGEIIAAGSVSDVIKEKRSITGKYLSGQEKIEVPKSRRPGNGEKLIIKGARHHNLKNIDVTIPLGTFTCVTGVSGSGKSSLINDILYNALAKKFYRSIEKAGEFDEILGLENIDKVIIIDQSPIGRTPRSNPATYTGVFDHIRNLFSMTPEAKGRGYQQGRFSFNVKGGRCEACHGDGLVKIEMHFLPDVYVPCDVCKGKRYNRETLEVHYKGKNIFEVLDMTVEEALEHFTNIPQIEKKFSTIRDVGLNYIKLGQSATTLSGGEAQRIKLATELAGRSTGRTLYLLDEPTTGLHFADIKRLLHVLDRLVQTGNTLVMIEHNLDVIKTADHLIDLGPGGGDDGGRIIAKGTPEQVAQVGKSYTGQYLKDILGS